In Candidatus Methylomirabilota bacterium, a genomic segment contains:
- a CDS encoding YIP1 family protein, which translates to MASFADRMIRAAKLDVNLYEEVEADKSAMGQAMGVVVLSSVAAGVGSGELGVGGIVGVTIAALIGWYIWAFLTYMIGTKLLPEPQTRADVGELLRTIGFSTSPGLIRVLGIVPPLAGIVFFVASIWMLVAMVIAVRQALDYSGTGRAVGVCAIGWIVYVLIVGLLISMLGGGAPPA; encoded by the coding sequence ATGGCGAGTTTTGCCGACCGGATGATCCGGGCTGCCAAGCTGGATGTAAACCTGTATGAAGAGGTCGAAGCCGATAAGTCAGCGATGGGCCAGGCCATGGGGGTGGTGGTCCTCTCCAGTGTCGCCGCCGGGGTGGGCAGTGGAGAGCTTGGTGTTGGGGGGATTGTGGGTGTAACGATCGCGGCCCTCATCGGATGGTATATTTGGGCGTTTCTCACCTACATGATCGGTACGAAACTTCTTCCCGAGCCTCAGACCCGGGCCGACGTGGGTGAGTTGTTGCGCACCATTGGCTTTTCCACCTCCCCGGGACTGATCCGCGTCTTGGGGATCGTTCCACCCCTGGCCGGGATCGTCTTTTTCGTGGCTTCGATCTGGATGCTCGTCGCCATGGTGATCGCGGTGAGGCAAGCGCTCGATTATAGCGGGACGGGGCGGGCGGTGGGTGTCTGCGCTATTGGATGGATCGTGTATGTGCTGATTGTCGGATTATTAATTTCCATGCTGGGGGGAGGAGCGCCGCCGGCTTAG